From a region of the Vidua macroura isolate BioBank_ID:100142 chromosome 25, ASM2450914v1, whole genome shotgun sequence genome:
- the KIAA1522 gene encoding uncharacterized protein KIAA1522 homolog isoform X1, with translation MGNAHRKRSPAGTKPGSSWPFGRAGKPRAGAAKGEGEKRLSVQYTAGEECPDNVFFPSTRPPHLEELHNQAQQGLKSLQHQEKQKQTKSAWDHGDTSSLQSCASSEDDSLSFRTRAASCATDSTSEDALSIRSEMIQRKGSTFRPHDSFPKSSERAGKKRKERRTTVLGIPQHVHKELGLRNSHGAKGHPEADGRGPAGHGASQAGQPLLNGGQVPGDAVRIPTIDGKLQPLPVAGGARVCLGVLEEADAALQKHINRVYYDDSLVGRKTAAKLSPMVRPKSLAVPGMTTYANPPEMLVGPVMSISPQGTYMSKIIPNAILPPMVDVVALTSSSVRTLSRCSLVSSSPASVRSLSRFSERSPRSREPSSSSDNWSHSQSTETIVSNSSTISSQGGCEHRPPEAGPRGEADAAARSDTDQISIYSSTSFASSCSKPAAGLAPAAPGLLAMGSGRASPAYSTSSQAEGSDTASLASERSSARSVSLRKMKKPPAPPRRTYSLHQKADGEPKVLGLPPRPDRRPQRESSAPWSPRPEPFSPTGEDEVFSPSLSETSSLRSESLAGASSPEAPRGRPGVTVVLREPQAQAKWSCPDGSDRTMSPSSGYSSQSGTPTLPTKGLGPPAVSPGKSQPQKPDRVCSLQSPALSVSSSLTSISSSASDPTPPEALTGRSDRFIIPPHPKVPAPFSPPPTKPQQPPAPAGPLQPSPTPPAPSTAGQEPSAKPNGKSPPPSPPPAYHPPPPPAKKVEGSPQTSNETPSDTAWPPPPPPAPEEHDLSMADFPPPDESYLSSLPDATSAPVNGQTATPSPGAASSSSQQQEPPTGVPQPPGPAEPLPTASVPPPPPPLPPPSALALPPQISLKKAANGPRAEAKKEPVSRSKSGPAAKEDASLPIVTPSLLQMVRLRSVSVEPAAGAAAGAGPEERPAPQKPIRRSLSTRQPPPAQDAVPSKQLHHAVHLKAAALASGEAAEKPPGGRAAQPGPEGPPGDGQLSPRNKSPASTASFIFAKSSRKLVIETASSPEAQADLKRNLVAELMNFSGQRSAAPAAAAPQGPGKAQAQRKPGKIPPPVAKKPSLGSGPAPSPKAPGAEVLGSLVLGGDAKVEESRTKSELAGTEGRNGTEPPAQSLPAQDRRGEMA, from the exons ATGGGCAACGCGCACCGCAAGAGGAGCCCGGCGGGCACCAAGCCCGGCTCCTCGTGGCCCTTCGGCCGTGCCGGGAAGCCGAGGGCAG gcGCTGCCAAGGGCGAGGGTGAGAAGCGGCTGAGCGTGCAGTACACGGCGGGCGAGGAATGTCCCGACAACGTCTTCTTCCCCAGCACGCGGCCCCCGcacctggaggagctgcacaaCCAGGCCCAGCAGGGGCTGAagtccctgcagcaccagg AGAAGCAAAAACAGACCAAAAGTGCCTGGGACCACGGGGACACCAGCAGCCTCCAG tCCTGTGCATCCTCGGAGGATGACAGCCTGTCCTTCCGGACCCGGGCAGCCTCCTGTGCCACGGACAGCACCTCTGAGGATGCCCTCTCCATCCGCTCCGAGATGATCCAGCGCAAAG GTTCCACCTTCCGACCACACGACTCCTTTCCCAAATCCTCAGAGAGGGCTGgcaagaagaggaaggagaggaggacGACGGTGCTGGGCATCCCCCAGCACGTCCATAAGGAGCTGG gtcTCAGGAACAGCCATGGAGCCAAGGGACATCCTGAGGCGGACGGGCGAGGGCCAGCGGGCCACGGGGCCAGCCAGGCGGGGCAGCCCCTGCTGAACGGGGGGCAGGTGCCCGGCGATGCCGTCCGCATCCCCACCATCGACGGgaagctgcagcctctgcccgTGGCCGGCGGCGCCCGCGTCTGCCTGGGAGTGCTGGAGGAGGcggatgcagccctgcagaagcACATCAACAGGGTTTACTACGACGACAGCTTGGTGGGGAGGAAGACAGCGGCCAAGCTGTCACCCATGGTGAGGCCGAAGTCGCTGGCCGTGCCGGGCATGACCACCTACGCCAACCCCCCGGAGATGCTGGTCGGCCCCGTCATGTCCATCTCGCCCCAGGGCACCTACATGTCCAAGATCATCCCCAACGCCATCCTGCCGCCCATGGTGGACGTGGTGGCCCTGACGAGCAGCAGCGTGCGGACGCTGAGCCGCTGCAGCCTCGTGTCGTCCAGCCCGGCCTCGGTGCGCTCCCTGTCCCGCTTCTCGGAGCGCAGCCCCCGCAGCCGCGAGCCCTCCTCCTCCAGCGACAACTGGAGCCACTCACAGTCCACGGAGACCATCGTCTCCAACAGCTCCACCATCTCCTCCCAGGGCGGCTGCGAGCACCGGCCGCCCGAGGCGGGGCCGCGCGGCGAGGCGGACGCGGCAGCTCGCTCCGACACCGACCAAATCAGCATCTACAGCTCCACCAGCTTcgccagctcctgctccaagcCCGCTGCCGGCCTCGCTCCTGCGGCCCCCGGGCTCCTGGCCATGGGCAGTGGCCGCGCGTCCCCCGCCTACAGCACGAGCAGCCAGGCGGAGGGCTCGGACACGGCCAGCCTGGCCAGCGAGCGCTCCTCCGCCCGCAGCGTCTCCCTCAGGAAGATGAAGAAGCCCCCGGCGCCTCCCCGCAGGACCTACTCGCTGCACCAGAAGGCTGACGGGGAGCCCaaggtgctggggctgccccccAGGCCCGACCGGCGGCCCCAGCGGGAGAGCAGCGCGCCCTGGTCCCCGCGCCCCGAGCCCTTCAGCCCCACGGGCGAGGATGAGGTGTTCTCCCCATCGCTGAGCGAGACCAGCAGCCTCCGCTCCGAGAGCCTGGCCGGCGCCAGCTCCCCCGAGGCCCCTCGGGGCCGCCCCGGCGTGACGGTGGTGCTGAGGGAGCCTCAAGCTCAGGCCAAGTGGAGCTGCCCAGATGGGTCTGACCGCACCATGTCCCCCTCCAGCGGCTACTCCAGCCAGAGCGGGACGCCCACACTGCCCACCAAGGGGTTGGGACCCCCAGCCGTGTCCCCGGGCAAGTCTCAGCCCCAGAAGCCGGACCGGGTCTGCTCCCTGCAGTCGCCTGCGCTCTCCGTGTCCTCCTCCCTcacctccatctcctcctcGGCCTCGGACCCGACCCCCCCCGAGGCGCTGACCGGTCGCTCAGACCGGTTCATCATCCCGCCGCACCCCAAGGTTCCCGCTCCCTTCTCCCCGCCACCCAccaagccccagcagcccccggcccccgccgGCCCCCTCCAGCCCTCACCAACCCCCCCAGCGCCCAGCACTGCCGGCCAGGAGCCCTCGGCCAAGCCCAACGGCAAGTCCCCACCGCCGTCACCGCCGCCTGCCTACCACCCGCCTCCCCCGCCGGCCAAGAAGGTGGAGGGGAGCCCCCAGACCAGCAACGAGACCCCCTCTGACACCGCCTGGcccccgccaccgccgccgGCCCCCGAGGAGCACGACCTGTCCATGGCAGACTTCCCCCCTCCGGATGAATCCTATCTCTCCAGCCTGCCCGATGCCACCTCGGCCCCGGTGAACGGGCAGACGGCAACACCGAGCCCGGGGGCTGCTTCTTCGTCATCTCAGCAGCAAGAGCCACCCACCGGGGTTCCACAGCCTCCGGGCCCCGCCGAGCCCCTTCCCACGGCCTCCGTGCCCCCGCCACCGCCGCCTCTCCCGCCGCCCTCGGCTCTGGCCCTGCCGCCCCAAATCAGCCTTAAGAAGGCGGCCAACGGTCCCCGGGCTGAGGCCAAGAAGGAACCGGTGTCGCGGAGCAAGAGCGGCCCCGCGGCCAAGGAGGACGCCAGCCTGCCCATCGTCACCCCCTCGCTGCTGCAGATGGTGCGGCTGCGCTCGGTCAGCGTGGAGCCCGCGGCCGGAGCCGCGGCCGGAGCCGGGCCCGAGGAGCGTCCGGCCCCCCAGAAGCCCATCCGGCGCTCCCTGTCCACGCGGCAGCCGCCTCCTGCCCAAGACGCGGTGCCTTCCAAGCAGCTCCACCACGCCGTGCACCTCAAGGCCGCCGCCTTGGCCTCCGGAGAGGCCGCGGAGAAGCCGCCGGGCGGCCGAgcggcccagcccggccccgagGGGCCCCCCGGGGATGGGCAGCTGTCCCCCAGGAACAAATCGCCGGCCTCCACCGCCAGCTTCATCTTCGCCAAGAGCTCCAGGAAGCTGGTGATCGAGACGGCCTCGTCCCCCGAGGCACAGGCCGACCTGAAGAGGAACTTGGTGGCCGAGCTGATGAATTTCTCGGGGCAGCGCTCGGCAGccccggctgctgctgccccgcAGGGCCCTGGAAAGGCACAAGCCCAGCGAAAACCTGGCAAGATCCCCCCTCCAGTAGCCAAGAAGCCTTCGCTTGGCTCGGGGCCGGCTCCTTCCCCGAAGGCACCGGGGGCAGAGGTGTTGGGCTCCCTGGTGCTGGGCGGGGATGCCAaggtggaggagagcaggactAAGAGCGAGCTGGCGGGGACGGAGGGCAGGAACGGCACGGAGCCGCCGGCTCAGAGCCTCCCTGCACAAG ACAGACGGGGAGAGATGGCCTGA
- the KIAA1522 gene encoding uncharacterized protein KIAA1522 homolog isoform X2, with product MVVFMGRNLSSLLAFFKKKGAAKGEGEKRLSVQYTAGEECPDNVFFPSTRPPHLEELHNQAQQGLKSLQHQEKQKQTKSAWDHGDTSSLQSCASSEDDSLSFRTRAASCATDSTSEDALSIRSEMIQRKGSTFRPHDSFPKSSERAGKKRKERRTTVLGIPQHVHKELGLRNSHGAKGHPEADGRGPAGHGASQAGQPLLNGGQVPGDAVRIPTIDGKLQPLPVAGGARVCLGVLEEADAALQKHINRVYYDDSLVGRKTAAKLSPMVRPKSLAVPGMTTYANPPEMLVGPVMSISPQGTYMSKIIPNAILPPMVDVVALTSSSVRTLSRCSLVSSSPASVRSLSRFSERSPRSREPSSSSDNWSHSQSTETIVSNSSTISSQGGCEHRPPEAGPRGEADAAARSDTDQISIYSSTSFASSCSKPAAGLAPAAPGLLAMGSGRASPAYSTSSQAEGSDTASLASERSSARSVSLRKMKKPPAPPRRTYSLHQKADGEPKVLGLPPRPDRRPQRESSAPWSPRPEPFSPTGEDEVFSPSLSETSSLRSESLAGASSPEAPRGRPGVTVVLREPQAQAKWSCPDGSDRTMSPSSGYSSQSGTPTLPTKGLGPPAVSPGKSQPQKPDRVCSLQSPALSVSSSLTSISSSASDPTPPEALTGRSDRFIIPPHPKVPAPFSPPPTKPQQPPAPAGPLQPSPTPPAPSTAGQEPSAKPNGKSPPPSPPPAYHPPPPPAKKVEGSPQTSNETPSDTAWPPPPPPAPEEHDLSMADFPPPDESYLSSLPDATSAPVNGQTATPSPGAASSSSQQQEPPTGVPQPPGPAEPLPTASVPPPPPPLPPPSALALPPQISLKKAANGPRAEAKKEPVSRSKSGPAAKEDASLPIVTPSLLQMVRLRSVSVEPAAGAAAGAGPEERPAPQKPIRRSLSTRQPPPAQDAVPSKQLHHAVHLKAAALASGEAAEKPPGGRAAQPGPEGPPGDGQLSPRNKSPASTASFIFAKSSRKLVIETASSPEAQADLKRNLVAELMNFSGQRSAAPAAAAPQGPGKAQAQRKPGKIPPPVAKKPSLGSGPAPSPKAPGAEVLGSLVLGGDAKVEESRTKSELAGTEGRNGTEPPAQSLPAQDRRGEMA from the exons ATGGTGGTTTTCATGGGCAGGAACCTCTCCTCGCTTCTGGCTTTCTTCAAGAAGAAGG gcGCTGCCAAGGGCGAGGGTGAGAAGCGGCTGAGCGTGCAGTACACGGCGGGCGAGGAATGTCCCGACAACGTCTTCTTCCCCAGCACGCGGCCCCCGcacctggaggagctgcacaaCCAGGCCCAGCAGGGGCTGAagtccctgcagcaccagg AGAAGCAAAAACAGACCAAAAGTGCCTGGGACCACGGGGACACCAGCAGCCTCCAG tCCTGTGCATCCTCGGAGGATGACAGCCTGTCCTTCCGGACCCGGGCAGCCTCCTGTGCCACGGACAGCACCTCTGAGGATGCCCTCTCCATCCGCTCCGAGATGATCCAGCGCAAAG GTTCCACCTTCCGACCACACGACTCCTTTCCCAAATCCTCAGAGAGGGCTGgcaagaagaggaaggagaggaggacGACGGTGCTGGGCATCCCCCAGCACGTCCATAAGGAGCTGG gtcTCAGGAACAGCCATGGAGCCAAGGGACATCCTGAGGCGGACGGGCGAGGGCCAGCGGGCCACGGGGCCAGCCAGGCGGGGCAGCCCCTGCTGAACGGGGGGCAGGTGCCCGGCGATGCCGTCCGCATCCCCACCATCGACGGgaagctgcagcctctgcccgTGGCCGGCGGCGCCCGCGTCTGCCTGGGAGTGCTGGAGGAGGcggatgcagccctgcagaagcACATCAACAGGGTTTACTACGACGACAGCTTGGTGGGGAGGAAGACAGCGGCCAAGCTGTCACCCATGGTGAGGCCGAAGTCGCTGGCCGTGCCGGGCATGACCACCTACGCCAACCCCCCGGAGATGCTGGTCGGCCCCGTCATGTCCATCTCGCCCCAGGGCACCTACATGTCCAAGATCATCCCCAACGCCATCCTGCCGCCCATGGTGGACGTGGTGGCCCTGACGAGCAGCAGCGTGCGGACGCTGAGCCGCTGCAGCCTCGTGTCGTCCAGCCCGGCCTCGGTGCGCTCCCTGTCCCGCTTCTCGGAGCGCAGCCCCCGCAGCCGCGAGCCCTCCTCCTCCAGCGACAACTGGAGCCACTCACAGTCCACGGAGACCATCGTCTCCAACAGCTCCACCATCTCCTCCCAGGGCGGCTGCGAGCACCGGCCGCCCGAGGCGGGGCCGCGCGGCGAGGCGGACGCGGCAGCTCGCTCCGACACCGACCAAATCAGCATCTACAGCTCCACCAGCTTcgccagctcctgctccaagcCCGCTGCCGGCCTCGCTCCTGCGGCCCCCGGGCTCCTGGCCATGGGCAGTGGCCGCGCGTCCCCCGCCTACAGCACGAGCAGCCAGGCGGAGGGCTCGGACACGGCCAGCCTGGCCAGCGAGCGCTCCTCCGCCCGCAGCGTCTCCCTCAGGAAGATGAAGAAGCCCCCGGCGCCTCCCCGCAGGACCTACTCGCTGCACCAGAAGGCTGACGGGGAGCCCaaggtgctggggctgccccccAGGCCCGACCGGCGGCCCCAGCGGGAGAGCAGCGCGCCCTGGTCCCCGCGCCCCGAGCCCTTCAGCCCCACGGGCGAGGATGAGGTGTTCTCCCCATCGCTGAGCGAGACCAGCAGCCTCCGCTCCGAGAGCCTGGCCGGCGCCAGCTCCCCCGAGGCCCCTCGGGGCCGCCCCGGCGTGACGGTGGTGCTGAGGGAGCCTCAAGCTCAGGCCAAGTGGAGCTGCCCAGATGGGTCTGACCGCACCATGTCCCCCTCCAGCGGCTACTCCAGCCAGAGCGGGACGCCCACACTGCCCACCAAGGGGTTGGGACCCCCAGCCGTGTCCCCGGGCAAGTCTCAGCCCCAGAAGCCGGACCGGGTCTGCTCCCTGCAGTCGCCTGCGCTCTCCGTGTCCTCCTCCCTcacctccatctcctcctcGGCCTCGGACCCGACCCCCCCCGAGGCGCTGACCGGTCGCTCAGACCGGTTCATCATCCCGCCGCACCCCAAGGTTCCCGCTCCCTTCTCCCCGCCACCCAccaagccccagcagcccccggcccccgccgGCCCCCTCCAGCCCTCACCAACCCCCCCAGCGCCCAGCACTGCCGGCCAGGAGCCCTCGGCCAAGCCCAACGGCAAGTCCCCACCGCCGTCACCGCCGCCTGCCTACCACCCGCCTCCCCCGCCGGCCAAGAAGGTGGAGGGGAGCCCCCAGACCAGCAACGAGACCCCCTCTGACACCGCCTGGcccccgccaccgccgccgGCCCCCGAGGAGCACGACCTGTCCATGGCAGACTTCCCCCCTCCGGATGAATCCTATCTCTCCAGCCTGCCCGATGCCACCTCGGCCCCGGTGAACGGGCAGACGGCAACACCGAGCCCGGGGGCTGCTTCTTCGTCATCTCAGCAGCAAGAGCCACCCACCGGGGTTCCACAGCCTCCGGGCCCCGCCGAGCCCCTTCCCACGGCCTCCGTGCCCCCGCCACCGCCGCCTCTCCCGCCGCCCTCGGCTCTGGCCCTGCCGCCCCAAATCAGCCTTAAGAAGGCGGCCAACGGTCCCCGGGCTGAGGCCAAGAAGGAACCGGTGTCGCGGAGCAAGAGCGGCCCCGCGGCCAAGGAGGACGCCAGCCTGCCCATCGTCACCCCCTCGCTGCTGCAGATGGTGCGGCTGCGCTCGGTCAGCGTGGAGCCCGCGGCCGGAGCCGCGGCCGGAGCCGGGCCCGAGGAGCGTCCGGCCCCCCAGAAGCCCATCCGGCGCTCCCTGTCCACGCGGCAGCCGCCTCCTGCCCAAGACGCGGTGCCTTCCAAGCAGCTCCACCACGCCGTGCACCTCAAGGCCGCCGCCTTGGCCTCCGGAGAGGCCGCGGAGAAGCCGCCGGGCGGCCGAgcggcccagcccggccccgagGGGCCCCCCGGGGATGGGCAGCTGTCCCCCAGGAACAAATCGCCGGCCTCCACCGCCAGCTTCATCTTCGCCAAGAGCTCCAGGAAGCTGGTGATCGAGACGGCCTCGTCCCCCGAGGCACAGGCCGACCTGAAGAGGAACTTGGTGGCCGAGCTGATGAATTTCTCGGGGCAGCGCTCGGCAGccccggctgctgctgccccgcAGGGCCCTGGAAAGGCACAAGCCCAGCGAAAACCTGGCAAGATCCCCCCTCCAGTAGCCAAGAAGCCTTCGCTTGGCTCGGGGCCGGCTCCTTCCCCGAAGGCACCGGGGGCAGAGGTGTTGGGCTCCCTGGTGCTGGGCGGGGATGCCAaggtggaggagagcaggactAAGAGCGAGCTGGCGGGGACGGAGGGCAGGAACGGCACGGAGCCGCCGGCTCAGAGCCTCCCTGCACAAG ACAGACGGGGAGAGATGGCCTGA